The Macaca mulatta isolate MMU2019108-1 chromosome X, T2T-MMU8v2.0, whole genome shotgun sequence DNA window agtgagaggagctTTGCCAACAGGAGATTTTGAACCATGAGGGCCCCTTGCCTAGGTGATGGGCATTCCCTAAGCTGCTATGGAATCTGCTCCCCTTGGGGTTTTGACCTGAGATGTTTGGGAACACAGTGAGTCATGAATGGTCTCTCTCCAGATGAAACTAGAACAGAGGAAGTAAAAGAGAGATTGTTCGGATAATGTCTCAGACTTGTGTGCACGTGTTCTTGCATAGAAGGCACAGGGTGTGTCGGGGTGGGAATAGCTTGGAAGAGGGACTGAAGGAGATAACGAAATGGTCTTTCCCGGAGAACGGTAAGATGATAGAGACACCATCGCCACTCCACGATATACTGTCTTCCCCGACCCTTGCAACTTAGCTGTTTTCGTGCCTAGAGGCCAGAAGCTGAAGAGCCCGTCTAGCCATGTAATTCTGTGCTTACAGGTGGCTTTTTGCTGTGCGCAGCCTTTTCTTCAAGGCAGGTTGGTTCCTGTATCTTGTCTTAATCTGTTACTCAAAGAATGTAATCTCCATTTGGTCACAGCCTAATCTTTTTGgctcaggggctggggagaggaagcACCTTCCATCTGTGGTTGGATGGGACACGACCTTGAGGGGCCATCATGGGGAGATGGGAGGAGGTGgactggaggtgggaggagaatCACCTGCGGCAATGAAGGACTCGCGGGAGGCCCGCGGGAGAGCAGCCACCTCGGGGGCGTCCGGAGGCCAGGCGCGCGGTGCAGGGTTGCGCTGTAGCTCCACCTTGTGGCCGCCCCAAGAGGAGGGCCGCATCCGTTGTCGCCGTGACGTATTTGCTGAATGCCACCTGTTTTCCGTGCCGCTTGGGGACTCGTGTCCTTGACTCAGGACTCCGAGGGCAAGGTCCGATTTCCACAAGTTTTCGCTCCTCTGGGCTGCGAGCAGGGTCCAATTTCCGGCCCAGCCTTCCCTTCGAGGAGCAAGTTCCCCAATGCGTTTGCGGCTCGGGAGTCCCTGGGCTCCGCAGCTAAGGTGGCCAGTGCGGAGCTGACCGAGGATGAAGAGTCTAGTAGAAGCAGGGAGGGCCTAAGGCAAAAACGGGGACAAGAGGGGCTCTGTGGTGACCCCACAGTCTTCCGCCACACCCACATTCGACCTAGTTCGTATCTCCACACGGAGGGAAGTAGAACTAAGGAGTTGGCCAGGTAGGGAGGTCCGGTTCTCGGTTCCTCCTCTCTCGCCAGACCCTGGGGCAGCACTGGCATCATCGGGACAAGACTCGCCCCCCCCACCCTCGGTTGCTGGGCAGCCGCGGGAACTACAGTTCCCAGTGAGTCCCCGGCCATTTCCGGTCTCCGGCTGGACGCAAGCGAGTTTGAATCCGTGTTCCCGCCCCCTTCTCCCGGGCCCACCCCTTCCCTTTCTGGCCGCCCCGCCCTCTCTGCGTATCACTGCACACTCCGGCTCCGGCGGCCGGCCGCGCCCACGTACCTGGCCTGCAGCTGGCACGGTGGGCGGGGGTGCCAGCATGCGACGCGTGGGGAGGCTGGAGGCGCACGGAGAACGAACGCCGCAATCAGTGCTCCGGTCCTGGTCTTCCTGGGGGTCCACGCCGCTGTGTACCGGGCAGGTCTCTCCCACACTCCGCCTTTTCGAGCAGCGTTCCCTTACTTTTCCCGGTTCCCCATCCATACCCCCTCTGTCAGACTGGCTACCAGCCTTAGCTCTAGGGCCCCCAGTCGGCCTGGTACTGCCCGGCTGTCACCTCTCAGCACGTACCTCCTCCCCCATCCCTACTTTAATGTCCCTTCCCAATCGCCCAGTCTcttcctcccctcacctcccaaCCTCACCTTGAAGACCTCCAGTAACTCCATCCCTGCAGCCCCAACCTCTCAGCTCTCACACTCTCAGCTGTGGTCCTCTAACCTCAGCGTCTGGCCCCCCAACCGGAACGACagcacccagccccagcctctaACCCCTTTCTCCTAGCCCCTAGCCTTGGGTACGCAACCTTGAGCCTGCCACGGGAAATCCTCACTCTCTTCCCAGGAGAACTGGACAGCTATAGCGGCTTAACCTATAGGCCCTGGGCTGGATTCTGACACTGACAAAAACTTAAGGGCGGAGGACCCGGGGGAGCTGCTCATTGGGGTTCGGATGTAGTTGCTCTTCGTTATTTTTAGCTGCTGACTCACCGCTCCTGGCATCCGGGTTTGGGGCTAGCAGGCTGGGCTAGGGGGCTATTAATAGAGCAGGAGCACAGCCCCGACCCAGTTCAGTTTGGAAACACAGAGAGCAAGAAGCgtcccctgccaccatgccctgtggAGATGTGGACTGAGCAGTGGCTGGGCCAGATGCTCTCTGGCTGCCAGTTACCTCACCCTGGTATCTCTACCTTGGAACTCTGGAGGGAAAGCCCACGAGGAGACTCCTGGGCACAGCTCTCCCCTAAGCTTGCCATGGCTTGGGGCTCTGCCACAATCAAGCTTCTGTTGTACTAGCTGAGAAGGAAGAGATGCGTCCCAAGTGGAAAGATTGTTTTGGTCATGGCCTTGGCCTGCCTGGGCCCACTCCTGGGCCAGAATGCTAGGTTACTAGAAGGAAAAGCTATGGATTTCTGGTCCCTCACAGCCTTCATAAGGATGGAGTGCTTCAGCATGGTCCTAACACAGGGGGCACAGAGCTGGGGATCCCCAAACCAGACACAGAGCTCAGAAGCTGCCAGATTCTGTGCTTACCACACCCCCAACCCCgccattctttttatttctttccattttgttggGCTCTGTCCCTACTCACAGGGATTCACAGACCTCATGATCTCTCCCTTGTCTGGAGAGAAACCGTATTCATGAAAGCCACGGAAAACTTGTCCCCAATGAGGTATGAATGATCCTTTATATATTGTCATTCCAATGgacctttttattttaatgggcTAACGTAAGAGATTCCTAATGTATACACTGGGAATCGTGAGGAAATCTTGATGGACTGATCAAAATTATTCCCACGCAAGCTCAATTTGCTAGAATTCCCATTGACTAAGGGTGCACACCCACAACAATGCTCCTCCCCTCCTTGCAAATCAGAAACTTCCACCTTCAGCGACCCGAGTCTCCAGCCCCCAGATGAAACCACATTTGGGGCAAGAGAGATCGTTTCACCACACACAAAATGGAGGTCACCCAGTGAAACTCTATTTTCAAGAATGAGCCCAGTTTATCAGACAGCAGCGGACCGCGGTCTCAACCCCGTCTATTTGCTGAAGGAGCAGGAGAGGCGGTGGAAGGGGAGAGAAATGGTCTCTCTGCTTGAAAATCCCTTCCTGAAGTCCTCCATCGCCTGGTTGCCTAGCAACCAGAGCTGCCTGCAGCGGTGTGGGGCTGCTTTTGGTCCGTAGGGGGCGACTGTCTCCCTGGGGTCTCAGACTGGAGCCCTGGCAGTTGGGAGGGGGGTTCCCTAGTTAAGTGTCACAGTGTCTCAGTGTGGCTGACCTCCTCCCAGCCTTGTCAACCCAGTCCAGTCTGAGCGGCAGGGAGCCTATGGAATGAGGAGAAGCTCGCTATGAATCTGAAGGGATTTTGCtcacaatcattaaaaaatgaagagagagggagggtgggaggaagg harbors:
- the LOC106995235 gene encoding uncharacterized protein LOC106995235 gives rise to the protein MDGEPGKVRERCSKRRSVGETCPVHSGVDPQEDQDRSTDCGVRSPCASSLPTRRMLAPPPTVPAAGQALPASTRLFILGQLRTGHLSCGAQGLPSRKRIGELAPRREGWAGNWTLLAAQRSENLWKSDLALGVLSQGHESPSGTENRWHSANTSRRQRMRPSSWGGHKVELQRNPAPRAWPPDAPEVAALPRASRESFIAAAPRPFRASIPSSVYSSPIHIIWKRDQQLISSWC